GCGACTCGACTTTGACCATTAATTGGATCTAGCCTTACAGCCACCACAGAAGGCTCATTTAGAACTATTCCTTGGCCGGGCAAATAAATAAGGGTATTAGCGGTTCCGAGATCAATGGAGATATCTTTAGAGAAAATTCCACATATTTTCTTAAACATTTCGTTGTATCCACAAATAATAAGTTACAAAACTGTGCTAACTTTATCTGAATTTTTTTTACCAGTCGAGATTAATTTGAAATGCTTATTTCATCTTTATGCTTAACATGAATAGGATCCCCCTGTATAATTTTTTGTTTAATTTAAAATAGATAGGGGAATCCGAGTGTCAACATTAACTCGAGAAAATATCGAAAAAGTTGCTCACCTAGCCAGACTTGCTATTTCAGAAGAGGAGATTTTGACACACGTTCGAAATTTATCAAATATTTTAGAGCTGGTCGAACAGATGAATTCTGTTGACACCCAAGGCATCACCCCCATGGCCCACCCCCTGGATATCCCTCAGCCATTACGCATAGATAGGGTTACAGAAAAAAATGAGCGCGCGTTATTGCAAAGCGTAGCCGAACCTTCCGCGATAAAGTCGGGCTTATATATAGTCCCCAAGGCGTACGATACCGTAAAAGAGTTTGAAACAATTGAAGAGTAATGATATGCATAATCGAACTATTGCCGAATTGAGCACAGACTTGGCCAACAAAGAATACTCTAGTGTTGAGCTTACGACCCATTTCTTAGACCGCATTAAAAAAATTGATCCTGCCTTAAATAGTTTTATCACTGTTTCTGAAGAGGTGGCTCTAGATCAGGCTAAAAATGCCGATCAAGCTAGAACAAATCATACCCACCCCTCTCCCTTGATGGGAATCCCCTTCGCGCACAAAGATATTTTCTGTACCCAGGGTGTCAAAACTTCTTGCGGCTCAAAAATGCTTGATAATTTCATCTCTCCTTACAGCGCGAGCGTAGTTGATCGACTTAGTGAGGCAGGAGTCGTCTTATTAGGCAAGACCAACATGGATGAATTTGCTATGGGGTCTTCGAATGAAACAAGTTTTTATGGTGCGGTACGCAATCCTTGGGATCTAGAAAGAGTACCCGGTGGGTCTTCGGGCGGTTCTGCTGCTGCAGTCGCGGCGAGACTAACTCCCGCTGCGACCGGCACAGATACGGGAGGCTCGATACGACAACCTGCTGCATTATGCGGAATAACAGGACTCAAACCTACTTATGGACGTGTCTCTCGCTATGGCATGATTGCATTTGCATCCAGCCTAGATCAAGGCGGCCCGATGACCTTAACCGCAGAAGATGCGGCCATGCTACTCAATGTTATGGCTGGCCATGATGAGAAAGATTCCACTTGTATTGATCAACCCACACCCGATTATACGAAAACATTAAATGATTCCTTAGAGGGATTAAAAATTGGTCTTCCTAAAGAGTATTTTAGAGAAGGTCTTGATCCTCAGGTTGAAGCCATTGTCCAAAATGTTATAAAAGAATATGAGAAACTTGGCGCAACGGTTAAAGAAATTAGCTTGCCTAATCAACACCTCTCTGTGCCTGTGTATTATGTAGTGGCACCCGCAGAGTGCTCTTCAAATTTAGCGCGTTATGATGGCATCCGGTTTGGATACCGCTGCGAAAATCCTCGTGACCTTGAGGATTTTTATAAACGAACACGAGGCGAAGGATTTGGGGAAGAAGTTAAGCGACGTATCATGATTGGTACTTATGCTCTATCCGCCGGTTATTACGATGCCTATTATATTCAAGCCCAAAAGATACGACGCCTTATTAGCAATGATTTTGTTGAAGCCTTTAAAGAAGTAGATGTCATCATTGGACCTACTACCCCTACTCCTGCTTTTAAAATAGGTGAGAAATCTAACGATCCAGTGAGCATGTACTTATCCGATATTTATACCATTTCCGTAAATCTCGCAGGGTTACCTGGGATTTCTATTCCTGCTGGCTTTGTGAATGACTTACCCATCGGAGTACAATTAATAACGGATTATTTTACTGAAGCTAAATTGTTGAATATTGCTCATCGATACCAGCAGGTTACAAAATGGCACCAACATGTCCCGCCACAAGTACAAACAGTGTGAGCTAGTAAGGGTAATTTGACCAACGCATTAATCCTATGAGGTAAAAAAATGGAGTGGGAAACTGTTATCGGACTTGAAGTACACGTCCAACTTTCAACACAATCAAAATTATTTTCTGGATCCTCTACCGCTTACGGTGGAGATCCTAACACTCAGGCTTGCCCGATTGATTTAGGTCTGCCTGGCGTTTTACCTGTTCTGAATGGGGATGCCATAAAAATGGCAGTAAAGTTTGGCCTAAGCGTAGGCGCCGAAATTTGTTATCGCAGCGTTTTTGCTCGGAAAAACTATTTCTATCCTGACCTACCGAAAGGGTATCAAATAAGCCAATACGAACTTCCTATTGTGTATCAAGGCTATTTAGATATTACTTTAGACGATGGCCATATAAAACGAATTGGTATAACGCGAGCTCATTTAGAAGAAGATGCAGGAAAATCTATCCATGAAGAAACGACTGATCAATCCGGAATTGATTTAAATCGAGCCGGCACTGCATTAATAGAAATTGTTTCTGAGCCAGACATTCGAGATGCAAAAGAAGCGGTTTCTTATCTTAAAACACTCCATTCATTAGTGCGTTATTTAGACATTAGCGATGGCAATATGCAAGAAGGATCATTTCGGTGTGATGCTAACGTTTCCGTTAGACCAAAGGGACAAAAAGAATTTGGCACACGAGCAGAAATAAAAAATATAAACTCATTTCGCTTTGTGGAACGAGCAATCAATTATGAAGTAGAAAGACAAATTGATCTCATAGAAAGCGGAGGCACTGTCATACAAGAAACCCGACTTTATGATTCTGATAAAAATGAAACGCGATCAATGCGTAGCAAGGAAGAAGCTATGGATTACCGTTATTTTCCGGATCCAGATTTACTCCCCATTGTTTTAGATAAAGGATTTGTTGAGGGTATTAGAGAAACATTACCTGAACTACCGGCAGCCAAATGTCTTCGTTTTGAAAAAGAGTATGAATTATCTACCTATGACGCCAACATATTAGTCTCTAATAAGGAGATGGCCGAATATTTTGAAACTGCCCTAGCTAATACAAACGCTACTCCAAAAATGCTAGCAAATTGGATAATTGGAGATTTATCTGCTGCATTAAACAAAGAAAATTTGGATATTACGCAGTCCCCTATTTCGCCACAAAACCTTGCTACCCTGCTTAATAGAATGGCAGACGATACTATTTCAGGAAAGCTTGCCAAAACAGTCTTTGAAAGCTTGTGGCAAAAAGAAGGTACACCCGATGAAATTATTGCAAAAAAAGGTTTAACCCAGATTACTGACGCTAGCGCTATTGAAAAAATAATTGACGATATCTTAGCGTCAAACAGTGAACAAGTTGAGCAATATCGGGCCGGCAAAGATAAGGTATTTGGATTTTTAGTGGGCCAAATAATGAAAGAAACTAAAGGCAAGGCAAATCCAGCCCAGGTTAATGATTTGTTGAAAAAGAAATTAGGGAATTGATTCCAATCTTCTGCGCCAAAAGTTGGACCTGAAGATGAAGCATATTTTAAAAAACCTACGGGCAGAATTTGTCTTTAATAAATATAGCTTCATCAATAGCTTGAAATCAATTTTAGCCTGCATCATCGGGCTAATTTTAACGCGACTATTAAACCTCGCCCAACCTCAGTGGGTCCTTATCTCGATTGTGATAGTTATGGCGTCACAATACCGTCTGGGCGGCGCAATGATCAAGGGTTACACCCGTCTTCTTGCGACAGCAATTGGGGCATCTCTGGCCTCAGTAATTTTATTTCTTTATACCATTCATATCCTTCTGGTCTATGGCGTACTGTTAATTTTCATCGCTATTTTTATTTATTTTGCCACTAATTCGAAAGACTATGCTTACGCTTACACGCTTGGAGCGGTGACAATGATTGTCATCGTGGTTTCAGATAATCCGCAGTTTCAAAATGCCCTTTACCGACTTTACGAAATTATCT
This portion of the Gammaproteobacteria bacterium genome encodes:
- the gatC gene encoding Asp-tRNA(Asn)/Glu-tRNA(Gln) amidotransferase subunit GatC; its protein translation is MSTLTRENIEKVAHLARLAISEEEILTHVRNLSNILELVEQMNSVDTQGITPMAHPLDIPQPLRIDRVTEKNERALLQSVAEPSAIKSGLYIVPKAYDTVKEFETIEE
- the gatA gene encoding Asp-tRNA(Asn)/Glu-tRNA(Gln) amidotransferase subunit GatA, with amino-acid sequence MHNRTIAELSTDLANKEYSSVELTTHFLDRIKKIDPALNSFITVSEEVALDQAKNADQARTNHTHPSPLMGIPFAHKDIFCTQGVKTSCGSKMLDNFISPYSASVVDRLSEAGVVLLGKTNMDEFAMGSSNETSFYGAVRNPWDLERVPGGSSGGSAAAVAARLTPAATGTDTGGSIRQPAALCGITGLKPTYGRVSRYGMIAFASSLDQGGPMTLTAEDAAMLLNVMAGHDEKDSTCIDQPTPDYTKTLNDSLEGLKIGLPKEYFREGLDPQVEAIVQNVIKEYEKLGATVKEISLPNQHLSVPVYYVVAPAECSSNLARYDGIRFGYRCENPRDLEDFYKRTRGEGFGEEVKRRIMIGTYALSAGYYDAYYIQAQKIRRLISNDFVEAFKEVDVIIGPTTPTPAFKIGEKSNDPVSMYLSDIYTISVNLAGLPGISIPAGFVNDLPIGVQLITDYFTEAKLLNIAHRYQQVTKWHQHVPPQVQTV
- the gatB gene encoding Asp-tRNA(Asn)/Glu-tRNA(Gln) amidotransferase subunit GatB; translated protein: MEWETVIGLEVHVQLSTQSKLFSGSSTAYGGDPNTQACPIDLGLPGVLPVLNGDAIKMAVKFGLSVGAEICYRSVFARKNYFYPDLPKGYQISQYELPIVYQGYLDITLDDGHIKRIGITRAHLEEDAGKSIHEETTDQSGIDLNRAGTALIEIVSEPDIRDAKEAVSYLKTLHSLVRYLDISDGNMQEGSFRCDANVSVRPKGQKEFGTRAEIKNINSFRFVERAINYEVERQIDLIESGGTVIQETRLYDSDKNETRSMRSKEEAMDYRYFPDPDLLPIVLDKGFVEGIRETLPELPAAKCLRFEKEYELSTYDANILVSNKEMAEYFETALANTNATPKMLANWIIGDLSAALNKENLDITQSPISPQNLATLLNRMADDTISGKLAKTVFESLWQKEGTPDEIIAKKGLTQITDASAIEKIIDDILASNSEQVEQYRAGKDKVFGFLVGQIMKETKGKANPAQVNDLLKKKLGN